The Kryptolebias marmoratus isolate JLee-2015 linkage group LG18, ASM164957v2, whole genome shotgun sequence genome includes a region encoding these proteins:
- the LOC108235055 gene encoding ras GTPase-activating protein 2-like, with the protein MEKLPPTPLISTLSCFTVSVFYFCSCRIIECKDLPLISGQNCDPYATVSLVGPARSDQKKTKVKKKTSNPQFEETFFFEVTRSSSYSKKDFKVEEEDIEKLEIKVDLWNNENLAQDVFLGEMRVPVKILKDDHMHKAW; encoded by the exons GTGTTTTACTGTATccgtgttttatttttgctcctgTAGAATAATCGAGTGCAAGGACCTGCCTTTGATCAGCGGCCAGAACTGTGACCCCTACGCCACCGTGTCTCTCGTTGGACCTGCCAG GTCggaccaaaagaaaacaaaagtaaagaagaAAACCAGCAATCCTCAGTTTGAAGAGACCTTCTTTTTTGAG GTCACACGGTCAAGCAGCTACTCTAAAAAAGATTTcaaagtggaggaggaggacattgAAAAGCTCGAGATCAA agtgGATCTGTGGAACAACGAAAATCTGGCTCAGGATGTGTTTCTCGGGGAAATGAGAGTTCCTGTCAAGATCCTCAAAGATGACCACATGCACAAAGCCTGGTAG